In a single window of the Desulfovibrio sp. ZJ209 genome:
- a CDS encoding malic enzyme-like NAD(P)-binding protein, whose product MALYTKQEALDYHHYPRPGKVEVLPTKPCNTQKDLSMAYSPGVAEACMAIHADEALVADYTGRANLVAVVSNGTAVLGLGNIGPKAAKPVMEGKGVLFKMFADVDVYDIELNEKDPDKICEIVKALEPTFGGINLEDIKAPECFYIEDKLKKEMNIPVFHDDQHGTAVITGAAFLNACEIAGRKPGDCKVVVSGAGAAGIACCNFYVALGVDPKNVYMFDSKGLIWKGRTDLNEYKARYAQDKNCTLAEAMKGADLFLGLSVKGLVTRDMAKSMAKDPVIFACANPEPEITYEDAKAARPDCIMGTGRTDYPNQINNVSGFPFLFRGTLDVGATEINEAMKIAAAKALAALAHEPVPAEVEKAYGGQKFSFGIDYVIPKPFDPRIIEWVTPAVAKAAMDSGIAARPITDLAAYKLGLSERVKKARERAAALYASYVK is encoded by the coding sequence ATGGCCTTGTACACCAAACAGGAAGCACTGGACTACCACCACTATCCCCGACCCGGCAAAGTGGAGGTGCTCCCCACCAAGCCGTGCAACACCCAGAAAGACCTCTCCATGGCCTATTCCCCGGGCGTGGCCGAGGCCTGCATGGCCATCCACGCGGACGAGGCGCTGGTGGCCGACTACACGGGCCGCGCCAACCTTGTGGCCGTGGTCTCCAACGGCACGGCCGTGCTCGGCCTCGGCAACATCGGCCCCAAGGCCGCCAAGCCGGTCATGGAGGGCAAGGGCGTGCTCTTCAAGATGTTCGCCGACGTGGATGTCTACGACATCGAGCTCAACGAGAAAGACCCGGACAAGATCTGCGAGATCGTCAAGGCGCTCGAGCCCACCTTCGGCGGCATCAACCTCGAGGACATCAAGGCGCCGGAATGCTTCTACATCGAGGACAAGCTCAAGAAGGAGATGAACATCCCCGTCTTCCATGACGACCAGCACGGCACGGCGGTCATCACGGGCGCGGCCTTCCTCAACGCCTGCGAGATCGCGGGCCGCAAGCCCGGGGACTGCAAGGTGGTCGTCTCCGGCGCGGGCGCGGCCGGCATCGCCTGCTGCAACTTCTATGTGGCCCTCGGCGTTGACCCGAAGAATGTCTACATGTTCGACTCCAAGGGCCTCATCTGGAAGGGCCGCACCGACCTCAACGAATACAAGGCGCGCTACGCGCAGGACAAGAACTGCACCCTCGCCGAGGCCATGAAGGGCGCGGACCTCTTCCTCGGGCTCTCGGTCAAGGGCCTCGTCACCAGGGACATGGCCAAGAGCATGGCGAAAGACCCGGTCATCTTCGCCTGCGCCAATCCCGAGCCGGAAATCACCTATGAGGACGCCAAGGCGGCGCGCCCCGACTGCATCATGGGCACGGGTCGCACGGACTACCCGAACCAGATCAACAATGTCTCCGGCTTCCCCTTCCTCTTCCGCGGCACCCTTGACGTGGGTGCCACGGAGATCAACGAGGCCATGAAGATCGCCGCGGCCAAGGCGCTCGCCGCGCTGGCGCACGAGCCCGTGCCGGCGGAAGTGGAAAAGGCCTATGGCGGCCAGAAGTTCTCCTTCGGCATCGACTATGTGATCCCCAAGCCCTTTGACCCGCGCATCATCGAGTGGGTCACGCCCGCCGTGGCCAAGGCCGCCATGGATTCGGGCATCGCCGCGCGGCCCATCACCGACCTCGCGGCCTATAAGCTCGGCCTTTCCGAGCGCGTGAAAAAGGCCCGCGAGCGCGCGGCGGCGCTCTATGCGAGCTATGTGAAGTAG
- a CDS encoding succinate dehydrogenase/fumarate reductase transmembrane subunit yields the protein MTPRSPQEAPSRLDFWQALSGAVLALFICVHLVLEGSVVLSPKITDWIGWFMEEIYLAQVAAPLILLIIVLHFWIAARKMPFRAGELRVYFQHSRELGDADTSLWLVQVVTATIILVGAFFHVYSVMIDMPLEVDKSAIRLHEGWVVFYVFFLPACILHTGIGVYRIGVKYGLISRARREFWRKTIWIVMGAYLLLGTCSITRVWFIGDALIQAVQ from the coding sequence ATGACTCCACGATCCCCGCAAGAGGCCCCGTCCCGCCTGGATTTCTGGCAGGCCCTCTCCGGCGCCGTGCTCGCGCTCTTCATCTGCGTGCACCTGGTGCTCGAGGGCAGCGTCGTCCTGAGCCCGAAGATCACGGACTGGATCGGCTGGTTCATGGAAGAGATCTATCTCGCCCAGGTGGCCGCGCCGCTCATCCTGCTCATCATCGTGCTCCATTTCTGGATCGCGGCCCGCAAGATGCCCTTCCGCGCCGGCGAGCTGCGCGTCTATTTCCAGCACAGCCGGGAGCTTGGCGACGCGGACACGAGCCTTTGGCTCGTGCAGGTGGTCACGGCCACCATCATCCTCGTGGGCGCCTTCTTCCATGTCTATTCGGTGATGATCGACATGCCGCTCGAGGTGGACAAGAGCGCCATCCGCCTGCATGAGGGCTGGGTGGTCTTCTATGTCTTCTTCCTGCCGGCGTGCATCCTCCACACTGGCATCGGCGTCTACCGCATCGGCGTGAAATACGGCCTTATTTCCCGGGCGCGCCGCGAGTTCTGGCGCAAGACCATCTGGATCGTCATGGGCGCCTACCTGTTGCTGGGCACCTGCTCCATCACCCGCGTGTGGTTTATCGGCGACGCCCTCATCCAGGCAGTGCAATAG
- a CDS encoding TRAP transporter small permease: MQQKSLWQTLFDGLDKVLKFLVIVGNGLMLLMVFGQVITRYVFNYTPSFGEELARYLFVWVVFLALPLVAKSGGHMAIETLTSHVHGATLKFLNILADIFTIVFLLIMVVCGVEMVMRTSYQTSPAMMIPMSWVYCVIPFGCAVMLLYVVINLVNVIKTPAGDM; encoded by the coding sequence ATGCAGCAAAAAAGTCTGTGGCAGACCCTCTTTGACGGGCTGGACAAGGTGCTGAAATTTTTGGTTATCGTCGGGAACGGCCTCATGCTGCTCATGGTGTTCGGCCAGGTTATCACCCGCTATGTCTTCAACTACACGCCGTCCTTCGGCGAGGAGCTGGCCCGCTACCTCTTCGTGTGGGTGGTCTTTCTCGCGCTGCCGCTGGTGGCGAAAAGCGGCGGCCACATGGCCATTGAGACGCTGACGAGCCACGTTCACGGCGCAACCCTGAAATTCCTGAACATCCTCGCCGACATCTTCACCATCGTCTTCCTGCTCATCATGGTGGTCTGCGGCGTTGAGATGGTCATGCGCACGAGCTACCAGACCTCGCCGGCCATGATGATCCCCATGTCGTGGGTCTATTGCGTCATTCCCTTCGGCTGCGCCGTGATGCTGCTCTATGTGGTCATCAACCTCGTCAACGTGATCAAGACACCCGCCGGGGACATGTAG
- a CDS encoding fumarate hydratase has product MREIPAEEITAAVAKLAVQACCDLPGGMKAALEKAKAGEPSPVGRDILDQLLENADIARREQVPICQDTGLAVVFADIGQDVHITGGDFVEAVNKGIHQGYVDGFLRKSSVEEPLFERRNTKDNTPAVIHTRIVPGDQIRLRLAPKGAGSENKSVLKMLVPADGIEGVRKVILDAVKAAGPNSCPPMVVGVGIGGNMELACLCAKRAAARDIGTRNHDPRYAAFEDELLDLINKTGIGPQGLGGETTAVAVHVEWAPTHIASLPVAVNINCHAARHAEAVL; this is encoded by the coding sequence ATGCGGGAAATACCGGCGGAAGAAATCACTGCGGCGGTGGCGAAGCTGGCTGTGCAGGCCTGCTGCGACCTGCCCGGGGGGATGAAGGCGGCGCTCGAAAAGGCCAAGGCCGGCGAGCCCTCGCCTGTGGGGCGCGACATCCTCGACCAGTTGCTGGAAAATGCGGACATCGCCCGCCGCGAGCAGGTGCCCATCTGCCAGGACACCGGGCTCGCCGTGGTGTTCGCCGACATCGGCCAGGACGTGCACATCACCGGCGGCGACTTCGTGGAGGCCGTCAACAAGGGCATCCACCAGGGCTATGTGGACGGCTTCTTGCGCAAGTCCAGCGTGGAGGAACCGCTCTTCGAGCGCAGGAACACCAAGGACAACACGCCGGCCGTCATCCATACCCGCATCGTGCCCGGCGACCAGATCCGCCTGCGCCTCGCCCCCAAGGGCGCGGGCTCGGAGAACAAGAGCGTCCTGAAAATGCTCGTGCCGGCCGACGGCATCGAGGGTGTGCGCAAGGTCATCCTCGACGCGGTGAAGGCCGCGGGGCCCAATTCGTGCCCGCCCATGGTGGTGGGCGTGGGCATCGGCGGCAACATGGAGCTCGCCTGCCTGTGCGCCAAGCGGGCGGCCGCGCGCGACATCGGCACGCGCAACCATGACCCGCGCTATGCGGCCTTTGAGGACGAGCTGCTTGACCTCATCAACAAGACCGGCATCGGCCCCCAGGGCCTCGGCGGCGAAACCACGGCCGTGGCCGTGCATGTGGAGTGGGCGCCCACGCACATCGCGTCGCTCCCTGTGGCCGTGAACATCAACTGCCATGCCGCGCGGCATGCCGAAGCCGTGCTTTAG
- a CDS encoding Fe-S-containing hydro-lyase, with the protein MAEARRITAPFDDATARSLRAGEKVLITGTILAARDAAHKRMVECLDRGEKLPVDLTGQVVYYVGPTPAKPGKAVGSAGPTTAGRMDAYAPRLMDEGLKGMIGKGYRKPEVVESMKKNGVPYLAAVGGAGALIAERIRKYTVLAWPDLGPEALAAMEVEDFPAIVVIDSEGCDYYEAGQKPYRKL; encoded by the coding sequence ATGGCCGAAGCGAGAAGGATCACCGCACCGTTTGACGATGCCACGGCGCGCAGCCTCAGGGCCGGCGAAAAGGTGCTCATCACGGGCACCATCCTCGCCGCGCGCGACGCCGCGCACAAGCGCATGGTCGAATGCCTCGACAGGGGCGAGAAGCTGCCCGTGGACCTCACCGGGCAGGTCGTCTACTACGTTGGCCCCACGCCCGCCAAGCCGGGCAAGGCCGTGGGCTCGGCCGGGCCCACCACCGCGGGCCGCATGGACGCCTATGCCCCGCGCCTCATGGACGAGGGCCTGAAGGGCATGATCGGCAAGGGCTACCGCAAGCCGGAAGTGGTGGAATCCATGAAGAAGAACGGCGTGCCCTATCTGGCGGCCGTGGGCGGGGCCGGGGCGCTCATCGCCGAGCGCATCAGGAAATACACCGTGCTCGCCTGGCCCGACCTCGGCCCCGAGGCGCTGGCCGCCATGGAAGTGGAAGATTTTCCGGCCATCGTGGTCATAGACAGCGAGGGCTGCGACTATTATGAAGCCGGGCAAAAGCCGTATCGCAAATTGTGA
- a CDS encoding TRAP transporter large permease, giving the protein MTLWVILVSFFIILSTGASIGVGLGLSSAIVLWAVQDMPLVVVVQRMFTSIDSFSFMAVPFFMLAGAFMSEGGVTRRIVDFSMALVGALAGGLALVVAVAGMFFAALSGSSAATTAAIGASMIDEMERRGYPRSFAAAVVASGGTVGIVIPPSITMVVYGSIANTSVAELFMAGFLPGIIMGVVMCLTSWVISKKNGYRGEGQFSVMRLLRTTKECFWALMMPVIILGGIYSGIFTATEAAAVAAVYGAFVGFFIYRELHLKDLWRTLLGAAYNTTMIMFVVGAANLFGWILTNAQVPHMLAQAFADVASSPLVFLMLVNVLLLFIGTLINASAAIVILTPILLPVALGLGIDPVFFGVLMVINLAIGCITPPVGLDLFVVSSIAGISIDKVTVKVLPYLATLLISLVIFTWFPSIITCVPSMMK; this is encoded by the coding sequence ATGACGCTCTGGGTAATTCTCGTCTCCTTTTTCATCATCCTGTCCACCGGCGCCTCCATCGGCGTGGGCCTCGGCCTCTCCTCGGCCATCGTGCTCTGGGCTGTGCAGGACATGCCCCTTGTGGTCGTCGTGCAGCGCATGTTCACGTCCATCGACTCCTTCTCCTTCATGGCGGTGCCCTTCTTCATGCTGGCCGGCGCCTTCATGAGCGAGGGCGGCGTGACCCGCCGCATCGTGGACTTCTCCATGGCGCTCGTGGGCGCGCTGGCTGGCGGCCTCGCCCTCGTTGTGGCCGTGGCCGGCATGTTCTTCGCGGCGCTTTCCGGCTCGTCCGCGGCCACGACCGCGGCCATCGGCGCCTCCATGATCGACGAGATGGAGCGGCGCGGCTATCCGCGCAGCTTCGCCGCGGCGGTGGTGGCCAGCGGCGGCACCGTGGGCATCGTCATCCCGCCGTCCATCACCATGGTCGTGTACGGTTCCATCGCCAATACCAGCGTGGCCGAGCTCTTCATGGCCGGCTTCTTGCCCGGCATCATCATGGGCGTGGTCATGTGCCTGACGAGCTGGGTCATCTCCAAGAAGAACGGCTACCGCGGCGAAGGCCAGTTCTCGGTCATGCGGCTTCTGCGCACCACGAAAGAATGCTTCTGGGCGCTCATGATGCCGGTCATCATCCTGGGCGGCATCTACAGCGGCATCTTCACGGCCACCGAGGCCGCGGCCGTGGCCGCCGTGTACGGCGCCTTCGTGGGCTTCTTCATCTATCGCGAGCTGCACCTCAAGGACCTCTGGCGCACCCTGCTCGGCGCGGCCTACAACACCACCATGATCATGTTCGTGGTGGGCGCGGCCAACCTCTTCGGCTGGATCCTGACGAACGCCCAGGTGCCGCACATGCTGGCCCAGGCCTTCGCCGACGTGGCGAGCAGCCCGCTGGTCTTCCTCATGCTGGTGAACGTGCTTTTGCTCTTCATCGGCACGCTCATCAACGCCTCGGCGGCCATCGTCATCCTCACGCCCATCCTGCTGCCCGTGGCGCTCGGCCTCGGCATCGACCCGGTGTTCTTCGGCGTGCTCATGGTCATCAACCTCGCCATCGGCTGCATCACGCCGCCCGTGGGCCTCGACCTCTTCGTGGTGTCCTCCATCGCGGGCATTTCCATCGACAAGGTGACGGTGAAGGTGCTGCCCTATCTCGCCACCCTGCTTATTTCGCTCGTCATCTTCACCTGGTTCCCGAGCATCATCACCTGCGTGCCAAGCATGATGAAGTGA
- a CDS encoding fumarate reductase iron-sulfur subunit — protein sequence MGRTLTFEIFRYNPADPDSKPHMQTYTLEETPSMTLFIALNKIREEQDPTLQFDFCCRAGICGSCGMVINGRPCLACHTQTADLPDKITLHPLPVFKLLGDLSVDTGTWFRGVGKKIESWIHTKKQFDENAPEERMDNELANQIFELDRCVECGCCVAACGTARMRDDFIGATSINRLARFYIDPRDERKSSDYYELIGDDSGVFGCMGLLACDNVCPKQIPLQDQLGVMRRMVTLESVKAIIPDFIRNKLVGCPDKND from the coding sequence ATGGGACGCACGCTGACCTTTGAAATCTTCCGCTACAACCCGGCGGACCCGGACTCAAAGCCGCATATGCAGACCTATACGCTGGAGGAAACCCCCAGCATGACCCTGTTCATCGCGCTCAACAAGATCCGCGAGGAGCAGGACCCCACCCTCCAGTTCGACTTCTGCTGCCGCGCCGGCATCTGCGGCTCGTGCGGCATGGTCATCAACGGCCGGCCGTGCCTCGCCTGCCACACGCAGACGGCCGACCTGCCGGACAAGATCACCCTGCACCCGCTGCCGGTGTTCAAGCTTCTGGGCGACCTCTCGGTGGACACCGGGACATGGTTCCGCGGCGTGGGCAAGAAGATCGAGTCCTGGATACACACCAAAAAGCAGTTCGACGAAAACGCGCCCGAAGAGCGCATGGACAACGAGCTCGCCAACCAGATCTTCGAGCTCGACCGCTGCGTGGAATGCGGCTGCTGCGTGGCCGCCTGCGGCACCGCGCGCATGCGCGACGACTTCATCGGCGCCACCTCCATCAACCGGCTGGCGCGCTTCTATATCGACCCGCGCGACGAGCGCAAGTCATCCGACTATTATGAGCTCATCGGCGACGACAGCGGCGTTTTCGGCTGCATGGGCCTGCTCGCCTGCGACAATGTCTGCCCCAAGCAGATACCCCTGCAGGACCAGCTCGGCGTCATGCGCCGCATGGTGACGCTGGAATCGGTCAAGGCCATCATCCCGGACTTCATCCGCAACAAGCTCGTGGGTTGCCCGGACAAGAACGACTAG
- a CDS encoding DctP family TRAP transporter solute-binding subunit, translating to MLRTLFSTVCALALTASLAMAAPVTLKLGHIAEPENVYGQGADHFAKLVKERSNGEIDIQVFPSSQLGNQRDLVEGLGLGTVDMTLTGTAVMGNFVPEVAVFDLPFIFRDTDHAYKALDTVGMDLAKKGEDRGMITLAIWENGVRHMTNNKRPIKEPEDMKGLKVRVMEQPVYIDMMKSLGASPTPMAMSELYTSLQKGVIDGQENPLGHIATKKFNEVQKYLSLTGHTYASEPLLISTSAWKKLTPEQQAIVKQAAIDTRDWERQLCRDLEGKFLQQIKDAGTTEVNDDVNKEAFAKATKPAWDNYVKRFGDANIKAIQAVK from the coding sequence ATGCTTCGCACGCTTTTCAGCACGGTCTGCGCGCTCGCGCTGACCGCCTCCCTGGCGATGGCCGCTCCCGTCACCCTTAAACTCGGCCACATCGCCGAGCCCGAGAACGTCTACGGCCAGGGCGCCGACCACTTCGCCAAGCTGGTGAAGGAACGCAGCAACGGCGAGATCGACATCCAGGTCTTCCCCTCCAGCCAGCTCGGCAACCAGCGCGACCTCGTTGAGGGCCTGGGCCTCGGCACCGTGGACATGACCCTCACGGGCACCGCCGTCATGGGCAACTTTGTGCCCGAAGTGGCCGTGTTCGACCTGCCCTTCATCTTCCGCGACACCGACCACGCCTACAAGGCGCTGGATACCGTGGGCATGGATCTCGCCAAGAAGGGCGAGGACCGCGGCATGATCACCCTCGCCATCTGGGAGAACGGCGTGCGCCACATGACCAACAACAAGCGCCCCATCAAGGAGCCCGAAGACATGAAGGGCCTCAAGGTGCGCGTCATGGAGCAGCCGGTCTACATCGACATGATGAAGTCCCTCGGCGCGAGCCCCACGCCCATGGCCATGAGCGAGCTCTACACCTCGCTCCAGAAGGGCGTCATCGACGGCCAGGAGAACCCGCTCGGCCACATCGCCACCAAGAAGTTCAACGAAGTGCAGAAGTATCTCTCGCTCACCGGCCACACCTACGCCTCGGAGCCGCTGCTCATCTCCACCAGCGCCTGGAAGAAGCTGACGCCTGAGCAGCAGGCCATCGTCAAGCAGGCCGCCATCGACACCCGCGACTGGGAGCGCCAGCTCTGCCGCGACCTCGAGGGCAAGTTCCTCCAGCAGATCAAGGACGCCGGCACCACCGAGGTCAACGACGACGTGAACAAGGAAGCCTTCGCCAAGGCCACCAAGCCCGCGTGGGACAACTATGTGAAGCGTTTTGGCGACGCCAACATCAAGGCCATCCAGGCCGTGAAGTAG
- a CDS encoding fumarate reductase flavoprotein subunit has translation MRIHYCDVLSVGAGLAGERVAVEAAQAGYNVICLSIVPPRRSHSSAAQGGMQAALGNSIMGDGDSPEIHFNDTVKGSDWGCDQEVARIFAEQAPIAMREMAFMGVPWNRVVPGEHTYYKGGKPFQATEKKENEGLIHSRAFGGTAKWRTCYTSDGTGHAVLFTLDNRMLQLGVQVHDRMQAEALIHDGERCMGVIARNLRTGELEAYIANATLIATGGFGRLYRATTNAVICDGGGQIIAQDTGVVPLGNMEAVQFHPTGTVPTDILVTEGCRGDGGTLLDVNEYRFMPDYEPEKAELASRDVVSRRMTEHMRKGFGVKSPYGDHLWLDIRHLGEKHITTNLREVYDICRHFLGVNPIHQLIPVRPTQHYSMGGVRVNKDGHAYGLKGLFAAGEAACWDMHGFNRLGGNSLAETVVAGRVVGKKVVEFLQGDSMTFKADAMQDALKGVEQRIESLKKGTGDDCYTLRNEMQDAMMEYVGIFRNGKDLQKGVDTLQEILERTKNMRLAGKGQRGQDAEMAMALRVPGMVRLALTIAYGALKRTESRGAHAREDYPERNDRDWLKRTLATWKPGDTLPTLSYEEATPFFILPPGDRGYGGGKIIDGPDIPAEKLVPFAEKKEAQGA, from the coding sequence ATGCGGATCCATTATTGTGATGTCCTCTCGGTGGGCGCAGGTCTGGCCGGGGAACGCGTGGCAGTGGAGGCCGCCCAGGCCGGCTACAACGTCATCTGCCTGAGCATCGTGCCGCCCCGGCGCTCGCACAGCTCGGCCGCGCAGGGCGGCATGCAGGCGGCGCTCGGCAATTCCATCATGGGCGACGGCGACTCGCCGGAGATCCATTTCAACGATACGGTCAAGGGCTCGGACTGGGGCTGCGATCAGGAGGTGGCCCGCATCTTCGCCGAGCAGGCGCCCATCGCCATGCGCGAAATGGCCTTCATGGGCGTGCCGTGGAACCGCGTGGTGCCCGGCGAGCACACCTATTACAAGGGCGGCAAACCCTTCCAGGCCACGGAAAAGAAGGAAAACGAGGGCCTCATCCACTCCCGCGCCTTCGGCGGCACGGCCAAGTGGCGCACCTGCTACACCTCGGACGGCACCGGCCACGCCGTGCTCTTCACGCTCGACAACCGCATGCTCCAACTGGGTGTGCAGGTGCACGACCGCATGCAGGCCGAGGCCCTGATCCACGACGGCGAGCGCTGCATGGGCGTCATCGCGCGCAACCTGCGCACCGGCGAGCTGGAGGCCTATATCGCCAACGCCACGCTCATCGCCACCGGCGGCTTCGGGCGCCTCTACCGCGCCACCACCAATGCCGTCATCTGCGACGGCGGCGGCCAGATCATCGCGCAGGATACGGGCGTCGTGCCGCTCGGCAACATGGAGGCCGTGCAGTTCCACCCCACGGGCACCGTGCCCACGGACATCCTCGTCACCGAGGGCTGCCGTGGCGACGGCGGCACCCTGCTGGATGTGAACGAATACCGCTTCATGCCCGACTATGAGCCGGAAAAGGCCGAGCTTGCCTCGCGCGACGTGGTCTCGCGCCGCATGACCGAGCACATGCGCAAGGGCTTCGGTGTCAAAAGCCCCTACGGCGACCACCTGTGGCTGGACATCCGCCACCTCGGCGAAAAACACATCACCACCAATTTGCGCGAAGTGTACGACATCTGCCGCCACTTCCTGGGCGTCAATCCCATCCACCAGCTCATCCCGGTCAGGCCCACCCAGCACTACAGCATGGGTGGCGTGCGCGTGAACAAGGACGGCCACGCCTACGGGCTCAAGGGCCTGTTCGCCGCGGGCGAGGCCGCCTGCTGGGACATGCACGGCTTCAACCGCCTGGGCGGCAATTCGCTCGCCGAGACCGTGGTGGCCGGCCGCGTGGTGGGCAAGAAGGTGGTGGAGTTCCTGCAGGGCGACAGCATGACCTTCAAGGCGGACGCCATGCAGGACGCGCTCAAAGGCGTCGAGCAGCGCATCGAGAGCCTGAAAAAGGGCACCGGCGACGACTGCTACACCCTGCGCAACGAGATGCAGGACGCCATGATGGAATATGTGGGCATCTTCCGCAACGGCAAGGATCTGCAGAAAGGCGTGGACACGCTCCAGGAGATCCTCGAGCGCACGAAGAACATGCGCCTTGCGGGCAAGGGCCAGCGCGGGCAGGACGCCGAGATGGCCATGGCCCTGCGCGTGCCCGGCATGGTGCGCCTTGCGCTGACCATCGCCTACGGCGCGCTGAAGCGCACGGAAAGCCGCGGCGCCCACGCCCGCGAGGACTATCCCGAGCGCAACGACCGCGACTGGCTCAAGCGCACCCTCGCCACCTGGAAGCCGGGCGACACCCTGCCTACCCTCAGCTATGAGGAGGCCACGCCCTTCTTCATCCTGCCCCCCGGCGACCGCGGCTACGGCGGCGGCAAGATCATCGACGGGCCGGACATCCCCGCGGAGAAGCTGGTGCCCTTCGCCGAGAAAAAAGAAGCCCAGGGAGCATAG